From a single Rodentibacter sp. JRC1 genomic region:
- the sbcB gene encoding exodeoxyribonuclease I: MTKNFSFFIYDYESFGVSPAKDRPAQFAGIRTDADFNIIGEPIMLYCKQTNDYLPAPEAVMVTGITPQECNEKGIPEPEFATRILAEFSQPNTCVMGYNNIRYDDEMTRYTFYRNFIDPYEYSWKNGNSRWDLLDLVRACYALRPDGINWAYDDEGMPSFKLEKLTKANGIEHENAHDAMADVYATIAMAKLIKEKQPKLFQYFFENRGKKEIEKLINTAEMTPLVHVSGMLGNYRGNCAWVAPIAWHPINQNAVIVCDLSGDIDNLLMKSADKLRTTLYTKKSELEAQGISSVPLKLVHINKCPILAPAKTLLPENAARLGINRQLCLENLTKLRQSFDIREKVTDIFSEERSFDVSDNVETELYNGFFSNADKNNMEILRNLAPEKLADHGLAFEDKRIPELLFHYRARHFYKTLIRAEQIRWQKYRQRKLEQSAVDFEESLQRLASENANNPEKLALLQQIYEYGTKLLN, encoded by the coding sequence ATGACAAAAAATTTCAGTTTTTTTATCTACGATTACGAAAGTTTTGGTGTCAGCCCGGCAAAAGATCGTCCTGCACAATTTGCCGGAATCCGAACGGATGCGGATTTTAACATTATTGGTGAGCCGATAATGTTGTATTGTAAACAAACGAATGATTATTTACCGGCACCGGAAGCAGTGATGGTAACCGGTATTACGCCACAAGAATGTAATGAAAAGGGGATACCTGAACCTGAATTTGCCACAAGAATTTTAGCCGAGTTTTCTCAGCCGAATACCTGTGTAATGGGGTATAACAATATTCGTTATGATGATGAAATGACACGCTATACTTTTTATCGTAATTTTATCGATCCTTATGAATATAGTTGGAAAAATGGTAATTCCCGTTGGGATTTGTTAGATCTTGTGCGGGCGTGCTATGCTCTTCGCCCCGATGGTATAAATTGGGCATATGACGATGAAGGAATGCCAAGTTTTAAATTAGAAAAACTCACCAAAGCTAATGGTATTGAGCATGAAAATGCCCATGATGCAATGGCAGATGTTTACGCAACAATTGCAATGGCAAAACTCATTAAAGAAAAACAACCCAAATTATTTCAATATTTCTTTGAAAATCGAGGTAAAAAAGAAATTGAAAAACTTATCAATACGGCTGAAATGACGCCTTTAGTACATGTTTCCGGAATGCTAGGGAATTATCGTGGAAACTGTGCTTGGGTTGCGCCGATAGCTTGGCATCCGATAAATCAAAACGCAGTGATTGTCTGCGATTTAAGTGGGGATATTGATAATTTATTGATGAAAAGTGCAGATAAATTACGCACTACATTGTATACCAAAAAATCAGAGCTAGAAGCTCAGGGGATTTCATCCGTACCACTAAAATTAGTGCATATCAATAAATGCCCGATTCTTGCACCGGCAAAAACCTTGCTACCTGAAAATGCAGCACGACTAGGCATTAATCGTCAACTATGCTTAGAAAATCTGACTAAGTTACGCCAATCTTTTGATATTCGTGAAAAAGTGACCGATATTTTTTCAGAAGAACGTTCATTTGATGTAAGTGATAATGTCGAAACCGAGCTATACAATGGTTTCTTTAGTAATGCTGACAAAAATAATATGGAGATTTTACGCAATTTAGCACCGGAAAAACTCGCTGACCATGGTCTGGCATTTGAAGATAAACGTATTCCTGAATTGTTATTTCATTATCGTGCTCGGCATTTTTATAAAACCTTAATACGTGCTGAACAAATAAGATGGCAGAAATATCGCCAGCGTAAACTTGAACAAAGTGCAGTTGATTTTGAGGAAAGTTTACAGCGTCTTGCGAGTGAAAACGCCAATAATCCGGAAAAATTAGCTTTATTACAACAGATCTATGAATACGGGACTAAGCTACTTAACTAG
- the ftnA gene encoding non-heme ferritin — MLKQAITDKLNEQINLEFYSSNVYLQMSAWCSKHGYEGAAAFLLRHADEELEHMQKLFQYVSETSGMPLLGRIEAPKNDYTSLKEVFETTLEHEKLVTSKINELVEVTFANKDYSTFNFLQWYVAEQHEEEKLFSGIIDKFNLVGEDGRGLYFVDRDLATL, encoded by the coding sequence ATGCTTAAACAAGCAATCACAGATAAACTAAACGAACAAATCAATTTGGAATTCTACTCTTCTAATGTTTACTTACAGATGAGCGCTTGGTGTTCAAAACATGGCTATGAAGGTGCGGCTGCATTTTTACTTCGCCATGCGGATGAAGAATTAGAACATATGCAAAAGTTATTCCAATATGTAAGTGAAACCAGCGGTATGCCGCTTTTAGGTCGAATTGAGGCACCTAAAAATGATTACACTTCATTAAAAGAAGTTTTTGAAACAACACTTGAACACGAGAAGCTGGTGACTTCAAAAATCAATGAATTGGTTGAAGTAACTTTTGCAAATAAAGACTACTCTACCTTCAATTTCTTGCAATGGTACGTTGCTGAGCAACATGAAGAAGAAAAACTGTTCAGTGGTATTATTGATAAATTTAATTTAGTCGGTGAAGACGGTCGAGGTTTATACTTCGTAGATCGTGATTTAGCCACTTTATAA
- the ftnA gene encoding non-heme ferritin: MLSANVVKLLNDQMNLEFYSSNLYLQMSAWCEQQGFEGAAKFLSAHAAEEMTHMRKLFTYLNETGALPIISAIEAPSHVYKSLKEVLELTYKHEKFITDKINELVGKTFEEKDYSAFNFLQWYVAEQHEEEKLFSSILDKLNILGEDGKALFLIDKDLEKLATVTA; this comes from the coding sequence ATGTTATCGGCAAATGTAGTAAAACTATTAAATGATCAAATGAATTTGGAATTTTATTCTTCTAATTTGTATCTTCAAATGAGCGCTTGGTGTGAACAACAAGGCTTTGAGGGCGCGGCAAAATTTTTATCTGCTCACGCAGCGGAAGAAATGACACATATGCGAAAATTATTCACTTATTTGAATGAAACCGGTGCATTGCCAATCATTTCTGCCATTGAAGCACCGTCTCACGTATATAAATCACTAAAAGAAGTGCTTGAACTTACTTATAAGCACGAAAAATTTATCACCGATAAAATCAATGAGTTAGTAGGAAAAACTTTTGAAGAAAAAGATTATTCCGCATTCAATTTCTTACAATGGTATGTTGCAGAACAACACGAAGAAGAAAAACTCTTTAGCAGTATTTTGGATAAACTCAATATACTCGGTGAAGATGGTAAAGCTTTATTCTTAATTGATAAAGATTTAGAGAAATTAGCAACTGTAACCGCTTAA
- the moaE gene encoding molybdopterin synthase catalytic subunit MoaE has translation MDDIEIAVQEAKFDQNTIYHWLSEQKSVGATVIFVGKVRDLNLGDNISSLYLEHYPAMTEKAIREIVTEAKKRWSIQRVCVIHRVGLLHTGDEIVLVGVSSSHRGDAYCANEFIMDYLKSKAPFWKKEQTNKGERWIEARESDKKALEKW, from the coding sequence ATGGACGATATTGAAATAGCAGTGCAAGAAGCTAAATTTGATCAAAATACGATTTATCATTGGCTTTCGGAACAAAAATCTGTTGGCGCCACGGTTATTTTTGTCGGTAAAGTTCGCGATCTAAATCTAGGAGATAATATTTCCAGTCTCTATCTTGAGCATTATCCCGCTATGACGGAAAAGGCTATACGTGAAATTGTGACAGAAGCTAAAAAACGCTGGTCAATCCAGCGTGTATGCGTAATTCATCGTGTAGGTTTATTGCATACCGGTGATGAAATCGTACTTGTAGGCGTAAGTTCTTCACATCGTGGCGATGCATATTGCGCCAACGAATTTATTATGGATTACCTTAAATCAAAAGCACCGTTTTGGAAAAAAGAACAAACAAATAAAGGCGAGCGTTGGATTGAGGCGAGGGAGTCAGATAAAAAAGCCCTGGAAAAATGGTAG
- the moaD gene encoding molybdopterin synthase sulfur carrier subunit, whose translation MLNVLFFAQTRELIGIDEIQVEDNFETAEALREYLSRKGEKWALALEKGKLLVAINQTLMPLESAIKSGDEIAFFPPVTGG comes from the coding sequence ATGTTAAACGTATTATTTTTTGCTCAAACCCGCGAATTAATCGGTATAGATGAAATTCAAGTGGAAGATAATTTTGAAACTGCCGAAGCGTTACGTGAATATTTAAGCCGAAAAGGTGAAAAATGGGCGTTGGCGTTAGAAAAAGGAAAATTGCTTGTTGCAATCAATCAAACCTTAATGCCACTTGAAAGTGCGATAAAATCCGGTGATGAAATCGCCTTTTTTCCACCGGTGACAGGAGGATAA
- the moaC gene encoding cyclic pyranopterin monophosphate synthase MoaC, which yields MTTLTHINSRGEANMVDVSGKNETVREARAEAIVTMSQETLSMIMEGKHHKGDVFATARIAGIQAAKRTWELIPLCHPLLLSKVEVSLEPLFKTNQIRIESLCKLTGKTGVEMEALTAASVAALTIYDMCKAVQKDIVIEHIRLLEKCGGKSGHFLAEK from the coding sequence ATGACAACATTGACTCATATCAATAGCCGAGGCGAAGCCAATATGGTAGACGTTTCCGGTAAAAATGAAACCGTGCGAGAAGCACGCGCAGAAGCGATTGTGACTATGTCACAAGAAACCCTATCTATGATAATGGAAGGGAAGCATCATAAAGGAGATGTATTTGCAACAGCACGTATTGCCGGTATTCAAGCGGCTAAACGCACTTGGGAGCTTATTCCGCTATGTCACCCATTGCTACTTTCTAAAGTAGAGGTTTCTCTTGAACCATTATTTAAAACAAATCAGATTCGTATTGAATCCCTCTGTAAACTAACCGGAAAAACCGGGGTGGAAATGGAAGCGTTAACTGCAGCAAGTGTCGCAGCATTAACCATTTACGATATGTGCAAAGCTGTGCAGAAAGACATTGTGATCGAGCACATTCGTTTGCTTGAAAAGTGCGGTGGAAAATCAGGACATTTTTTAGCGGAGAAATAA
- the moaA gene encoding GTP 3',8-cyclase MoaA, translated as MQSIPIKNVGNERLVDSFQRVYYYLRLSITEQCNFRCNYCLPNGYRPETNTPRFLTLNEITRVAQAFADMGTEKIRLTGGEPTLRKDFLAIAENIAQIAGIRQLALTTNGYRMAKDVDAWKRSGITSINVSVDSLSPKMFHQITGINKFDDVMRGIERAFEIGYKKVKVNSVLMKNLNDNEFNQFLVWVKDRPIQMRFIELMQTGEMAQFFHRYHLSGEILMQKLISQGWKQQQRAITDGPAKVFKHPDYLGEIGLIMPYEKDFCASCNRLRVSSKGKLHLCLFGEEGIELRDLLQSDDQQTLLQGRIFAALQGKREHHYLHQGDSGVRNHLASIGG; from the coding sequence ATGCAATCTATTCCAATTAAGAACGTAGGGAATGAGCGTCTGGTCGATTCGTTTCAACGTGTTTATTATTATTTGCGACTGTCGATCACTGAGCAGTGCAATTTTCGTTGTAACTATTGTTTACCGAATGGGTATCGGCCGGAAACAAACACTCCCCGTTTTCTTACCTTAAATGAAATTACACGTGTAGCCCAAGCCTTTGCCGATATGGGAACGGAAAAAATCCGTTTAACGGGAGGGGAACCCACCTTACGTAAGGATTTTCTCGCCATTGCCGAAAATATCGCGCAAATAGCGGGTATCCGTCAACTTGCCTTGACCACAAACGGCTATCGTATGGCAAAAGATGTTGATGCTTGGAAACGTTCCGGTATTACTTCTATCAATGTTAGCGTTGATAGCCTGAGCCCCAAAATGTTTCATCAAATAACCGGCATTAATAAGTTTGATGATGTGATGAGAGGGATTGAGCGTGCTTTTGAGATTGGTTATAAAAAAGTAAAAGTCAATTCTGTTTTAATGAAAAATTTGAATGATAACGAATTTAACCAATTTTTAGTTTGGGTAAAAGATCGCCCTATTCAAATGCGCTTTATTGAACTTATGCAAACCGGCGAGATGGCGCAATTCTTTCATCGCTACCATTTATCCGGTGAAATACTGATGCAAAAATTGATTTCACAAGGTTGGAAACAACAGCAACGGGCGATAACGGATGGGCCCGCGAAAGTGTTCAAACACCCGGATTACCTTGGGGAAATCGGATTGATTATGCCTTATGAGAAAGATTTTTGTGCAAGTTGTAATCGACTACGTGTTTCGTCAAAAGGAAAATTACACCTTTGTTTGTTTGGTGAAGAGGGGATTGAACTGCGTGATTTATTACAATCCGATGATCAACAAACATTGTTACAAGGTCGTATTTTTGCAGCTCTACAAGGAAAACGCGAACATCATTATTTACACCAAGGTGATAGCGGCGTTCGCAATCATCTTGCTTCAATCGGCGGATAA
- the yvcK gene encoding uridine diphosphate-N-acetylglucosamine-binding protein YvcK, with amino-acid sequence MSNFISHRQYEYLNGLRVVAIGGGHGLGRVMSALSFMKERLTGIVTTTDNGGSTGRIRLEQGGIAWGDLRNCLNQIITEPSTASALFEYRFSGNGELAGHNLGNLMLKALENMHIRPLESVNLIRELLHVKSHLIPMSEASVHLAASLGAGSSIVGEVSIDNLTELPQSLFLVPLVQATPEAIQAIHHADVILFGPGSFLTSIMPPLLLPDIASAIRTSTAKKIFIDNLGVELGAASTLSLNTRVQWIHRTIKAEILDAIITPNERSEADLADISSVKVLKKRLNADDFNYRHDRTLLAKAIDEMLEELGG; translated from the coding sequence ATGTCAAATTTTATTTCACACCGTCAGTATGAATATTTGAACGGTTTACGCGTTGTCGCCATTGGCGGCGGGCATGGATTAGGAAGAGTAATGTCCGCTTTAAGTTTTATGAAAGAACGCTTAACCGGCATTGTTACTACAACGGATAATGGTGGTTCAACCGGGCGTATCCGACTAGAACAAGGCGGCATTGCTTGGGGGGATTTGCGAAATTGCCTAAATCAAATCATCACGGAACCCAGTACAGCCTCTGCATTATTTGAATATCGCTTTAGCGGAAATGGAGAACTTGCCGGACACAATCTAGGCAATTTAATGCTGAAAGCACTCGAAAATATGCATATTCGCCCTCTTGAGAGCGTAAATTTAATCCGTGAATTGTTGCATGTAAAATCTCATTTGATTCCGATGTCCGAAGCCTCGGTTCATCTTGCAGCAAGTCTTGGCGCAGGTTCAAGCATTGTCGGTGAAGTCAGTATAGATAATTTAACAGAACTGCCTCAATCCTTATTTCTTGTTCCTTTGGTGCAAGCGACACCTGAAGCTATTCAAGCAATTCATCATGCGGACGTGATCTTATTCGGTCCCGGCAGTTTTTTAACCAGCATTATGCCTCCCCTGCTTTTACCGGATATTGCCTCGGCAATTCGCACAAGCACTGCGAAAAAAATCTTTATTGATAATTTAGGCGTTGAATTGGGAGCGGCTTCTACCCTTTCTTTGAATACACGCGTACAGTGGATTCACCGTACCATCAAGGCTGAAATTCTGGATGCAATTATTACGCCGAATGAAAGAAGTGAAGCGGATTTAGCTGATATTTCCTCAGTAAAAGTATTAAAAAAACGTCTAAATGCCGATGATTTTAACTATCGCCACGACCGCACCTTACTGGCGAAAGCCATTGATGAAATGTTGGAAGAATTAGGCGGATAA
- the thiI gene encoding tRNA uracil 4-sulfurtransferase ThiI, whose amino-acid sequence MKFIVKLFPEIMIKSETVRKRFAKILTSNIRNILQKYDEDTAVVRHWDYIEVRSKNEANREALIALLQRIPGIHHFLEVEEKSFTDLHHIFELTLSEVEHQLQGKTFCVRVKRKGKHKFSSIEAERYIGGGLNQHIESAKVRLKNPDVTVRIDIEDDKIMLVKARYAGLGGYPIGTQEDVLSLISGGFDSGVSSYMLVRRGSRVHYCFFNLGGAAHEIGVKQMAYHIWQRYSASHKVRFIAINFEGVVGEILEKIDNGQMGVVLKRMMVRAASKVAARFNIEAIVTGEALGQVSSQTLTNLRLIDEAADALVLRPLITHDKEQIIAMAKEIGTDDIAKSMPEFCGVISKNPTIKAIREKILIEENNFDFEILESAVENAQYLDIRQIAEETEKEVVAVDTISTLGNNDVILDIRSPEETDEKPFESESHEVVQMPFYKLSSQFGSLDQNKNYVLYCERGVMSKLQALYLKENGFTNVRVFSPK is encoded by the coding sequence ATGAAATTTATCGTTAAACTTTTCCCTGAAATTATGATTAAAAGCGAAACGGTACGTAAACGTTTCGCGAAAATTCTTACCAGTAATATTCGTAATATTTTACAAAAATATGATGAAGATACCGCAGTAGTACGCCATTGGGATTACATTGAAGTGCGGTCAAAAAACGAAGCGAATCGAGAAGCGTTAATTGCCTTATTACAGCGTATTCCGGGTATTCATCACTTTTTAGAAGTAGAAGAAAAATCATTCACCGATTTACACCACATTTTTGAACTCACCCTTTCCGAAGTAGAACATCAACTCCAAGGAAAAACCTTTTGTGTACGGGTAAAACGTAAAGGGAAACACAAATTCAGTTCCATTGAAGCGGAGCGTTATATTGGCGGTGGATTAAATCAACATATTGAAAGTGCCAAAGTTCGTCTAAAAAATCCTGATGTAACGGTGCGCATTGATATTGAAGACGACAAAATAATGTTGGTAAAAGCACGCTATGCAGGGCTTGGCGGTTATCCGATCGGTACACAGGAAGATGTGCTTTCTTTGATTTCCGGTGGGTTTGATTCCGGTGTTTCCAGCTATATGTTGGTTCGTCGTGGTTCTCGCGTACATTATTGTTTCTTTAATCTCGGCGGAGCAGCACACGAGATTGGCGTAAAGCAAATGGCGTATCATATTTGGCAACGTTACAGTGCTTCTCACAAGGTACGTTTTATTGCGATTAATTTTGAAGGTGTTGTCGGGGAGATCTTAGAGAAAATCGATAACGGTCAAATGGGGGTTGTGTTAAAACGAATGATGGTACGTGCAGCAAGCAAAGTGGCGGCACGTTTCAATATTGAAGCCATTGTAACGGGGGAAGCATTAGGACAGGTTTCCAGCCAAACCTTAACGAATTTGCGCCTGATTGATGAGGCGGCAGATGCCTTGGTGTTACGTCCGCTTATCACACACGATAAGGAACAAATTATTGCAATGGCGAAAGAAATCGGTACCGATGATATTGCGAAATCGATGCCGGAATTTTGTGGAGTGATTTCTAAAAATCCAACCATTAAAGCCATACGTGAAAAAATCCTTATTGAAGAAAACAATTTTGACTTTGAGATTTTAGAAAGTGCGGTAGAAAATGCGCAATATTTAGATATTCGCCAAATCGCCGAGGAAACAGAAAAAGAAGTGGTCGCAGTGGATACGATTTCCACATTGGGGAACAATGATGTGATTCTGGATATTCGTAGCCCGGAAGAAACAGACGAGAAGCCCTTTGAATCGGAGAGTCACGAAGTGGTGCAAATGCCATTTTATAAACTTTCATCACAATTCGGTTCGCTTGATCAAAACAAAAATTATGTACTTTATTGCGAACGTGGCGTAATGAGTAAGTTACAAGCCTTGTATTTGAAAGAAAACGGCTTTACAAACGTACGCGTATTTTCCCCAAAATAG
- the xseB gene encoding exodeoxyribonuclease VII small subunit — translation MARKPTTSQDFEATLTQLETIVSNLESGELPLEEALKAFEQGVKLAQLGQERLQQAEQRIQILSQKSETAPLTDYEGNE, via the coding sequence ATGGCGCGTAAACCCACAACTTCACAAGATTTTGAAGCTACATTAACGCAATTAGAAACCATTGTTTCAAATTTAGAAAGTGGCGAATTGCCTTTAGAAGAAGCATTAAAGGCGTTTGAACAAGGCGTTAAATTAGCCCAATTGGGGCAAGAACGCTTGCAACAGGCAGAACAGCGGATTCAAATTCTGTCACAAAAAAGCGAAACTGCACCTTTGACGGATTACGAAGGAAACGAATAA
- the ispA gene encoding (2E,6E)-farnesyl diphosphate synthase: MSWFAQELNMVQMRINTFLEMQFERIETYNSPLRDAMKYGLLLGGKRVRPFLVYATGKMLGANEQNLDYCAAAIEAVHAYSLIHDDLPAMDNDDLRRGHPTCHIAFDEATAILAGDALQTFAFDMLTQIPSLSAEQKLALIQVLANASGVKGMCLGQSLDLISEHKQISLAELELIHRNKTGALLTAALKLGFICSPHFSDKTLEIALINYANAIGLAFQVQDDILDIEGDSAEIGKPVGSDLGLDKSTYPKLLGLNGAKQKAQDLYQTALSELEKIPFDTTALRALAEFIITRKS; this comes from the coding sequence ATGAGTTGGTTTGCTCAAGAATTAAATATGGTTCAAATGCGTATTAATACTTTTTTAGAAATGCAATTTGAGCGCATTGAGACTTACAATTCACCCTTACGTGATGCGATGAAATACGGTTTATTATTGGGAGGAAAACGCGTTCGTCCTTTTTTGGTTTATGCCACCGGAAAAATGCTTGGCGCAAATGAACAAAATTTGGATTATTGTGCGGCGGCGATTGAAGCCGTTCATGCTTACTCCTTAATCCATGATGATTTACCGGCGATGGATAATGATGATCTACGCCGTGGCCACCCAACCTGCCATATCGCTTTTGATGAAGCCACCGCTATTCTTGCCGGTGATGCACTACAAACCTTTGCCTTTGATATGCTTACTCAAATTCCTTCTCTTTCGGCGGAACAAAAACTCGCATTAATTCAGGTTTTGGCGAACGCTTCCGGAGTGAAAGGGATGTGCTTGGGGCAAAGTTTAGATTTGATTTCCGAACATAAACAAATTAGTTTGGCTGAATTAGAATTAATCCATCGTAATAAAACCGGCGCATTGCTTACCGCAGCATTAAAGCTCGGTTTTATTTGTTCACCTCATTTTTCCGACAAAACGTTGGAAATCGCATTGATAAATTATGCCAATGCGATTGGTTTGGCGTTCCAAGTACAAGACGATATTTTAGACATTGAAGGCGATAGTGCGGAAATAGGCAAACCGGTAGGCTCGGATTTAGGTTTAGATAAAAGCACGTATCCGAAATTACTTGGTCTGAATGGGGCGAAACAAAAAGCGCAAGATTTATACCAAACCGCCTTATCCGAATTAGAAAAAATTCCTTTCGATACCACCGCACTGCGTGCATTGGCAGAATTTATTATTACAAGAAAAAGTTAA
- the dxs gene encoding 1-deoxy-D-xylulose-5-phosphate synthase → MTNDMNNYSLLSLINSPEDLRLLNKDQLPQLCQELRNYLLESVSQSSGHLASGLGAVELTVALHYVYKTPFDQLIWDVGHQAYPHKILTGRRDQMSTIRQKNGLHPFPWREESEFDVLSVGHSSTSISAGLGIAIAAERENAGRRTVCVIGDGAITAGMAFEALNHAGALHTDMLVILNDNEMSISENVGALNNHLARIFSGSLYSSLRDGSKKILDKVPPVKNFMKKTEEHMKGVMFSPESTLFEELGFNYIGPIDGHNIDELIATLSNMRNLKGPQFLHIKTKKGKGYAPAEKDPIGFHGVPKFDPTSGELPKSNVKPTYSKIFGDWLCEMAEKDSKIIGITPAMREGSGMVEFSQRFPEQYFDVAIAEQHAVTFAAGLAIGGYKPVVAIYSTFLQRAYDQLIHDVAIQNLPVLFAIDRAGIVGADGQTHQGAFDLSFMRCIPNIIIMTPSDENECRQMLYTGYKCGKPAAVRYPRGNAVGVELAPLEMLPIGKSRLIKEGEKIAILNFGTLLPAALKVAEKLNATVVDMRFVKPLDVEMINVLSQTHDYLVTLEENAIQGGAGSAVAEVINSSAKSTALLHLGLPDYFIPQATQQEMWRELQLDEEGIKTQIMNFIKK, encoded by the coding sequence ATGACTAACGATATGAACAACTACTCTCTTTTATCTCTTATTAATTCACCGGAAGATTTACGTCTTTTAAATAAAGATCAACTTCCTCAACTTTGCCAAGAGTTACGCAATTATCTTTTAGAATCCGTTAGTCAAAGCAGTGGACATTTAGCTTCCGGTTTAGGTGCGGTAGAACTGACGGTTGCCTTGCATTACGTGTATAAAACGCCCTTTGATCAACTGATTTGGGATGTGGGTCATCAAGCCTATCCGCATAAAATTCTTACCGGTCGCCGTGATCAAATGTCCACGATTCGTCAGAAAAACGGTCTTCACCCTTTCCCTTGGCGTGAAGAAAGCGAGTTTGACGTGTTAAGCGTAGGCCATTCTTCCACTTCAATCAGTGCCGGATTAGGCATTGCCATTGCGGCGGAAAGAGAAAATGCCGGGCGTAGAACCGTTTGTGTGATCGGAGATGGCGCAATTACCGCCGGTATGGCGTTTGAAGCGTTAAATCACGCCGGTGCATTGCATACCGATATGCTTGTTATTTTAAATGACAATGAAATGTCCATTTCTGAAAACGTGGGCGCATTAAACAACCACTTGGCACGTATTTTTTCCGGTTCACTTTATTCATCACTTCGTGATGGAAGTAAAAAAATCCTTGATAAAGTCCCGCCTGTAAAAAACTTTATGAAGAAAACCGAAGAACATATGAAAGGGGTAATGTTTTCACCGGAAAGTACTTTATTTGAAGAACTCGGTTTTAATTATATCGGTCCGATTGATGGGCACAATATTGATGAATTGATTGCAACACTCTCTAATATGCGTAACTTAAAAGGCCCGCAATTTTTACATATCAAAACCAAGAAAGGGAAAGGCTATGCGCCGGCAGAAAAAGATCCTATCGGATTTCACGGGGTACCGAAGTTTGATCCGACCAGCGGTGAATTACCAAAATCAAATGTTAAGCCGACTTATTCTAAAATTTTTGGTGATTGGCTTTGTGAAATGGCAGAAAAAGATTCAAAAATTATCGGCATTACACCTGCAATGCGTGAAGGCTCAGGTATGGTGGAATTTTCCCAACGTTTCCCCGAACAATATTTTGATGTTGCCATTGCTGAGCAACATGCCGTTACTTTTGCGGCAGGTTTGGCGATAGGAGGATATAAGCCTGTTGTGGCGATTTATTCCACATTCCTACAACGCGCTTACGATCAACTTATTCATGATGTGGCGATTCAAAACTTACCAGTTTTATTTGCAATTGATCGCGCCGGTATTGTCGGCGCAGACGGACAAACCCACCAAGGCGCTTTTGATTTAAGTTTTATGCGCTGCATTCCGAATATAATTATTATGACACCAAGCGATGAAAACGAGTGTCGTCAAATGCTTTACACCGGCTACAAATGTGGAAAACCTGCCGCTGTGCGTTATCCGCGCGGTAATGCGGTGGGCGTAGAATTAGCACCATTAGAAATGCTACCGATTGGTAAATCCCGCCTCATAAAAGAAGGGGAAAAAATTGCCATTTTAAACTTTGGTACGCTCTTACCTGCCGCATTAAAAGTAGCCGAAAAGCTCAATGCAACCGTTGTTGATATGCGTTTTGTGAAACCTTTAGATGTGGAAATGATTAATGTACTATCGCAAACGCACGATTATTTGGTGACATTAGAAGAAAATGCCATTCAAGGGGGAGCGGGTTCTGCAGTGGCGGAAGTGATAAATTCTTCAGCAAAATCAACCGCACTTTTACACCTTGGTTTACCGGATTATTTTATTCCACAAGCTACCCAACAAGAAATGTGGCGCGAATTGCAATTAGATGAGGAAGGAATTAAAACGCAAATAATGAATTTTATAAAAAAATAG